Proteins encoded within one genomic window of Granulicella pectinivorans:
- a CDS encoding putative bifunctional diguanylate cyclase/phosphodiesterase, with the protein MFSPPSKTKWKPLAFAGIALLFIGAGWLFWLGGFSQIGSQDFLPHGSDFLWNKDLLTLHVVSDTVIFIAYLSIAATLALLGYRERRKMPLGWLIVAFVLFIVVCALTHVMDIVVLWTPLYWLAGDIKLMTAVASVVTAVALPFFLSDVRSLLDAALLSRQNERRFLAASNSSQDAFYILESVRDGQGIIRNFRFVFVNPNGAKLMSARSGGALEGQMLFHKLPKAVSAELLEAYRQVVERGEPTEQEFLVDTPEVQATWLHQKVVKLDDGIAITATNISARKEDELKLARLAKFTQSIIASSPFATIVTDLEGTIRSMNPAAERMLWYEKTDLVGRTSPLVLLDEQAVMMRAAQLTDELRETVEPGIGVLMAKPLKGLIDESEWKFIRKDGSQFDAQLTVSAMTDQTGVISGLILTAYDITERKRTEDYISHLAHHDALTGLPTRTLFHDRLGVALARAARNRRKVALLMVDLDHFKKVNDLYGHHVGDELLIQVAKRLQGSVRGYDTVARMGGDEFVVLLDDLLHVEQAEAIAEKLITALHAPVLLGTQSLLPAASIGICLYPDSGETAEALLKNADAAMYQMKSEGRNGYQTFTDDMASASTRKRQLEAGLNHALTLNEMELVYQPQISLKSGRVTGVEALLRWRSGKLGLVAPNEFIPLAEESGMIVPIGEWVLKTACREGRALQLEMGRALTIAVNISPRQFQQDALPKTVRETLEENELDPASLELEITENILVSDSPKAMTILEKVRSLGVRVAIDDFGTGFSSMSYIMRFRVDRLKIDQSFVRDMAVNEDSLAVTSAVIALAAGLHITVVAEGVESEAHRDLLASKGCDEAQGYFYSAPVPIERMRELIRGLEVSIESLAGGLGGVGDGLVLD; encoded by the coding sequence GTGTTCTCCCCGCCGTCCAAGACGAAGTGGAAGCCTTTGGCTTTCGCCGGCATCGCCCTGCTTTTTATCGGGGCAGGCTGGCTTTTCTGGTTGGGTGGATTCAGCCAGATTGGCTCACAAGATTTCCTTCCGCATGGGAGCGATTTCTTATGGAATAAAGACCTTCTGACCCTGCATGTGGTGTCGGATACGGTGATTTTTATTGCCTACCTGTCGATTGCGGCTACGCTGGCGCTGCTTGGGTACCGGGAACGACGGAAGATGCCGCTGGGCTGGCTGATAGTCGCCTTCGTCCTGTTTATTGTGGTGTGTGCGCTGACGCATGTGATGGACATTGTCGTCCTGTGGACGCCGCTGTACTGGCTGGCCGGTGACATCAAGCTGATGACGGCGGTGGCCTCGGTGGTGACTGCGGTGGCTTTGCCGTTCTTTCTTTCCGATGTGCGGAGCCTGCTGGACGCGGCTTTGCTCTCGCGGCAGAATGAGCGGCGTTTTCTGGCGGCTTCGAACTCCAGCCAGGATGCGTTCTACATTCTGGAGAGCGTGCGGGACGGGCAGGGCATTATCCGCAACTTCCGGTTTGTGTTCGTGAATCCGAATGGAGCGAAGCTGATGTCGGCGCGGAGCGGTGGCGCGCTGGAAGGGCAGATGCTGTTTCACAAGCTGCCGAAGGCGGTGTCGGCGGAGTTGCTGGAGGCGTACCGGCAGGTGGTGGAGCGCGGTGAGCCGACGGAGCAGGAGTTCCTGGTGGACACGCCGGAGGTGCAGGCGACGTGGCTGCACCAGAAGGTCGTGAAGCTGGACGACGGCATTGCGATTACGGCGACGAACATCAGCGCACGGAAAGAGGATGAGCTGAAGCTGGCGCGTCTGGCGAAGTTTACGCAGTCGATTATCGCGAGCTCGCCGTTTGCGACGATCGTGACGGATCTGGAAGGGACGATCCGGTCGATGAATCCGGCCGCGGAGCGGATGCTTTGGTACGAGAAGACGGACCTGGTGGGACGCACCAGTCCGCTGGTGCTGCTGGATGAGCAGGCGGTGATGATGCGGGCCGCGCAGTTGACGGACGAGCTGCGGGAGACGGTGGAGCCGGGCATTGGTGTGTTGATGGCCAAGCCGCTGAAGGGTTTGATCGATGAGTCGGAGTGGAAGTTTATCCGCAAGGATGGTTCGCAGTTCGACGCGCAGTTGACGGTGAGCGCGATGACGGATCAGACGGGTGTGATCTCGGGTTTGATTCTGACGGCGTATGACATTACCGAGAGGAAGCGCACCGAGGACTACATCTCGCACCTGGCGCACCACGATGCGCTGACGGGTCTGCCGACGCGCACGTTATTCCATGACCGGCTGGGTGTGGCGCTGGCGAGGGCGGCGCGCAACCGGCGCAAGGTCGCGCTGCTGATGGTGGATCTGGACCACTTCAAGAAGGTGAACGACCTGTACGGGCACCATGTAGGGGATGAGCTTCTGATTCAGGTGGCGAAGCGGCTGCAGGGGTCGGTGCGCGGGTACGACACGGTGGCGCGCATGGGTGGCGATGAGTTCGTGGTGCTGCTGGACGATCTGCTGCATGTGGAGCAGGCGGAGGCGATTGCGGAGAAGCTGATTACGGCGCTGCATGCTCCGGTGCTGCTGGGAACGCAGTCGTTGCTGCCTGCGGCGAGTATTGGAATCTGCCTGTATCCGGACAGCGGCGAGACGGCGGAGGCTCTGCTGAAGAATGCAGATGCGGCGATGTACCAGATGAAGTCCGAGGGACGGAACGGCTACCAGACGTTCACGGACGACATGGCTTCGGCTTCCACGCGCAAGCGGCAGTTGGAGGCGGGGCTGAACCATGCGCTGACGTTGAATGAGATGGAGTTGGTGTATCAGCCGCAGATCTCACTGAAGAGCGGCAGGGTGACGGGTGTGGAGGCTTTGCTGCGGTGGCGGAGCGGCAAGCTGGGACTGGTTGCGCCGAACGAGTTTATTCCGCTGGCCGAGGAGAGCGGGATGATCGTCCCGATCGGCGAGTGGGTGTTGAAGACGGCATGCCGCGAGGGGCGGGCGTTGCAGCTTGAGATGGGTCGCGCGCTGACGATTGCGGTGAATATTTCGCCGCGTCAGTTCCAGCAGGATGCGTTGCCGAAGACGGTGCGCGAGACGCTGGAAGAGAATGAGCTGGACCCGGCTTCGCTGGAGCTGGAGATTACGGAGAACATCCTGGTGAGCGACTCTCCGAAGGCGATGACGATTCTGGAGAAGGTGCGTTCGCTGGGGGTGAGGGTGGCGATCGACGACTTCGGCACGGGTTTCTCGAGCATGTCGTACATTATGCGATTCCGGGTGGACCGGTTGAAGATCGACCAGTCGTTCGTGCGGGATATGGCGGTGAACGAGGATAGCCTGGCGGTGACGTCGGCGGTGATTGCGCTGGCGGCTGGGCTGCATATTACGGTGGTTGCCGAAGGGGTGGAGTCGGAGGCGCATCGCGATCTGCTGGCGAGCAAGGGATGCGATGAGGCGCAGGGCTATTTTTACTCGGCGCCGGTGCCGATTGAGCGGATGCGCGAGCTGATCCGGGGGCTGGAGGTCTCGATCGAGAGCCTGGCCGGTGGGTTGGGTGGCGTTGGGGATGGGTTAGTGTTGGATTGA
- a CDS encoding arabinose isomerase produces MELRVGLFGIGLAAYWAQFEGLEERLRGYVGVVEERLQGPGRAIVNLGMVDSVDRAYAVAHAARREDVDLLVIYVTTYALSSTVLPIVRRAGVPVIVLNVQPEASLDYARFNALPDRTAMTGEWLAYCSSCPVPEMANVFLRAGIPFHEVTGVLEGDPECWDEVEGWMRAAGVVSTLSHLRLGLMGHYYSGMLDIATDLTALAKVFGTHLEMLEVDELSGLRGEVSDEALKARVALFGEVFDVQTDCSAYELERAARTSVALDALVERYGLGAMAYYAMGSGNAANEDTMSSIILGTSLLTARGVAVAGEYEVKNVLAMKMMDGLGAGGSFTEYYAIDFKDDVVLMGHDGPGHMGIAEGKTKVRPLAVYHGKVGSGLSVEMSVKSGPCTLLSVVECSKHGYKLVFAEGEVVAGETMAIGNTNSRFRFAGGARRFVKDWNAQGPAHHCAVGVGHVGAELEKVAALLGIDGVRVR; encoded by the coding sequence TTGGAACTACGGGTTGGTCTGTTTGGGATTGGGTTGGCGGCGTACTGGGCGCAGTTCGAGGGGCTTGAGGAGCGGTTGCGCGGGTATGTGGGGGTGGTGGAGGAGAGGCTGCAGGGTCCGGGGCGGGCGATCGTCAACCTGGGCATGGTGGACTCGGTGGACCGGGCGTATGCGGTGGCGCATGCGGCGCGGCGCGAGGATGTGGACCTGCTGGTGATCTATGTGACGACGTATGCGCTGTCGTCGACGGTGCTGCCGATTGTGCGGCGGGCGGGGGTGCCGGTGATCGTGCTGAACGTGCAGCCGGAGGCCTCGCTGGACTATGCGCGGTTCAATGCACTGCCGGACCGGACGGCGATGACGGGGGAGTGGCTGGCGTATTGCTCGTCGTGCCCGGTGCCGGAGATGGCGAACGTGTTTCTGCGGGCGGGCATTCCGTTTCATGAGGTGACGGGTGTGCTGGAGGGGGATCCGGAGTGCTGGGATGAGGTGGAGGGATGGATGCGGGCGGCTGGGGTGGTGTCGACGCTGAGCCATCTGCGGCTGGGGCTGATGGGTCACTACTACAGCGGGATGCTGGACATTGCGACGGACCTGACGGCGTTGGCGAAGGTGTTCGGGACGCACCTGGAGATGCTGGAGGTGGATGAGCTTTCGGGGTTGCGTGGCGAGGTTTCGGATGAGGCGTTGAAGGCGCGCGTGGCTTTGTTCGGCGAGGTCTTCGATGTGCAGACGGATTGCTCTGCGTATGAGCTGGAGCGGGCGGCACGAACTTCGGTGGCGCTCGATGCGTTGGTCGAGCGGTATGGGCTGGGGGCGATGGCCTACTATGCGATGGGCTCGGGCAATGCGGCGAACGAAGATACGATGAGCTCGATCATCCTGGGGACTTCGCTGCTGACGGCTCGTGGCGTGGCGGTGGCGGGTGAGTATGAGGTGAAGAACGTACTCGCGATGAAGATGATGGATGGGCTGGGCGCGGGGGGATCGTTCACGGAGTATTACGCGATCGACTTCAAGGACGATGTGGTGCTGATGGGGCACGACGGGCCGGGGCACATGGGGATCGCGGAGGGCAAGACGAAGGTGAGGCCGCTTGCGGTGTACCACGGCAAGGTGGGGAGTGGGCTTTCGGTGGAGATGAGTGTGAAGTCTGGGCCGTGCACGCTGCTGTCGGTTGTGGAATGTAGCAAGCATGGTTACAAATTGGTTTTTGCCGAGGGAGAGGTCGTTGCGGGGGAGACGATGGCGATCGGCAATACGAACAGCCGGTTCCGTTTCGCGGGTGGCGCGCGGCGGTTTGTGAAGGATTGGAATGCTCAGGGCCCGGCGCATCATTGTGCGGTGGGCGTGGGGCATGTGGGGGCGGAGCTGGAGAAGGTGGCTGCGCTGCTGGGGATCGATGGGGTGCGGGTGCGGTAG
- a CDS encoding TonB-dependent receptor, which produces MPVFSPAAVAQVAGGATITGSVMDSKGGLLVKASIAVRSEATGKTMNVVTDATGHFTLTGLAAGTYNLQATAPGFGTTLKGVRVTDGGTMDVALTLTIGDLTQQVTVEANAQGSVAAALAPMDALLEATSARTEITSQFIQNFTAPTADYGETVQMAPGTFTTNGNGVGLGQSKTYFRGFSDGSYDIDFDGIPFYDTNSPTHHSWAFFPSQWLGGVDFDRSPGTASTIGPTPFGGSIHLLSKEVSPVQNLRGGVSYGSFNTMLIDGQYDSGMMLNRKFAFEADVHHMSSDGYQTFNFQNRSAGSIKAQYKISDKTMLTGFAGVVFLDANTPGFNATRCQIYGVQTGYTCTGTLAPFAGSGLNFYLTDNSDPNNYLNYGYNKYHVPTDFEYVGLRKEMGHGFRLDFKGYTYNYDNSEVFTNATPITEATTINGSKTYNGLTIQPCNVPVTTSSKKTGISVTALPCGVDKYNSYRKYGETATVSQVSKFGVARFGMWYEWAKTNRHQIPSDPLTNYTDQAVPSFSEFFWTNSFQPFGEYEFHVTPKLSVTAGTKFAYYTIDLKQLADTGKTIGNLCSLTTPVVCAPFKRNNGSYSAWLPSLDGNYRLRSNWSAYGQVATGSVVPPSNVYDYYQTPTKAVPNPGLLTPPKQQRSTTYQVGTVLKLKRVTFDADFYHIRFQNSYSSTTDLTTSEQVFFLQPASITKGFEAESNIYIAKGLSAYLNASVGRATYTGNIYQSCVSGAPGCTSTTPVLTQSAPSGLWVAQAPSDVETEGVTYQRKAWDLGVFNKRVGRQYVDNGSYHNQSQIDPFSLTNLFFNYTIRSGSRFDQTKIRVSFNNVFDNHNLTGNTLAGSTVAAPVIAANGTTYADAFNTAGPTAPNGGDNVSLLAGRSVMLSVTFGLSPKR; this is translated from the coding sequence TTGCCTGTTTTTTCTCCTGCCGCGGTGGCGCAGGTCGCGGGCGGCGCAACCATCACGGGTTCGGTGATGGATAGCAAGGGCGGTCTGCTGGTGAAGGCCAGCATTGCGGTTCGGAGCGAGGCTACGGGCAAGACGATGAACGTCGTGACCGATGCGACCGGACATTTTACGCTGACCGGCCTTGCGGCCGGGACGTATAACCTGCAGGCGACGGCACCGGGGTTCGGCACGACGCTGAAGGGTGTTCGCGTGACGGACGGCGGCACGATGGATGTGGCGCTGACGTTGACGATCGGGGATCTGACGCAGCAGGTGACGGTGGAGGCGAACGCGCAGGGCTCGGTTGCGGCGGCGCTGGCTCCGATGGATGCGCTGCTGGAGGCGACTTCGGCGCGGACGGAGATTACGTCGCAGTTCATTCAGAACTTTACGGCTCCGACGGCCGACTATGGCGAGACGGTGCAGATGGCTCCGGGGACGTTTACGACCAATGGCAACGGGGTTGGGCTGGGGCAGTCGAAGACGTACTTCCGCGGCTTCTCGGATGGCAGCTACGACATCGACTTCGATGGGATTCCGTTCTACGACACGAACTCGCCGACGCATCACTCGTGGGCGTTCTTTCCGTCGCAGTGGCTGGGTGGGGTGGACTTCGACCGCAGCCCGGGCACGGCTTCGACGATCGGGCCTACGCCGTTCGGCGGTTCGATCCACCTGCTTTCGAAGGAGGTTTCGCCGGTGCAGAATCTGCGCGGCGGGGTCTCGTATGGATCGTTCAACACGATGCTGATCGATGGACAGTACGACTCGGGGATGATGCTGAACCGGAAGTTCGCGTTTGAAGCGGATGTGCATCACATGTCGTCGGACGGGTACCAGACGTTCAACTTCCAGAATCGCTCGGCCGGGTCGATCAAGGCGCAGTACAAGATCTCCGATAAGACGATGCTGACGGGCTTTGCCGGTGTGGTGTTCCTGGATGCGAATACGCCTGGGTTCAATGCGACGCGCTGCCAGATCTATGGCGTGCAGACGGGGTATACCTGCACGGGCACGCTGGCTCCGTTCGCGGGGTCGGGGCTGAACTTTTACCTGACCGACAACTCGGATCCGAACAACTATCTGAACTACGGGTACAACAAGTACCATGTGCCGACGGACTTCGAGTATGTGGGACTGCGCAAGGAGATGGGCCACGGGTTCCGGCTCGACTTCAAGGGCTACACGTACAACTATGACAACTCCGAGGTCTTCACCAACGCGACGCCGATCACCGAGGCGACGACGATCAACGGCTCGAAGACGTATAACGGCCTGACGATTCAGCCTTGCAACGTGCCGGTGACGACGTCGAGCAAGAAGACGGGTATCTCGGTGACGGCGCTGCCGTGCGGTGTGGACAAGTACAACAGCTATCGCAAGTATGGCGAGACGGCGACGGTGAGCCAGGTGTCGAAGTTCGGCGTGGCGCGGTTTGGCATGTGGTACGAGTGGGCGAAGACGAATCGTCACCAGATTCCGAGCGATCCTTTGACGAACTACACGGACCAGGCTGTGCCGAGCTTCTCGGAGTTCTTCTGGACGAACTCGTTCCAGCCGTTCGGCGAGTATGAGTTCCATGTGACGCCGAAGCTGAGTGTGACGGCGGGAACGAAGTTTGCGTACTACACGATCGACCTGAAGCAGCTTGCGGATACGGGCAAGACGATCGGCAATCTCTGCTCGCTGACGACTCCGGTGGTGTGCGCTCCGTTCAAACGCAACAACGGCAGCTATAGCGCGTGGCTGCCTTCGCTGGATGGGAACTACCGGCTGCGGAGCAACTGGTCGGCCTACGGGCAGGTTGCGACCGGGAGCGTGGTGCCGCCGAGCAACGTGTACGACTACTACCAGACGCCGACGAAGGCCGTTCCGAATCCCGGGCTGCTGACGCCGCCGAAGCAGCAGCGCTCGACGACGTACCAGGTGGGTACTGTGTTGAAGCTGAAGCGGGTGACGTTCGATGCGGACTTTTACCATATCCGGTTTCAGAACAGCTACTCATCGACGACGGATTTGACGACGAGCGAGCAGGTGTTCTTTCTGCAGCCGGCTTCGATCACGAAGGGCTTCGAGGCGGAGAGCAACATTTACATCGCCAAGGGTCTGAGCGCTTATCTGAATGCGAGCGTGGGACGCGCGACGTACACGGGCAACATCTATCAGTCCTGCGTATCGGGGGCGCCGGGTTGCACGAGCACGACGCCGGTGCTGACTCAGAGCGCGCCTTCCGGTCTTTGGGTGGCGCAGGCGCCGTCCGATGTGGAGACCGAGGGCGTGACGTACCAGCGGAAGGCCTGGGATCTGGGCGTGTTCAACAAGCGGGTGGGACGTCAGTATGTCGATAACGGTTCGTACCATAACCAGTCGCAGATCGATCCGTTCAGCCTGACGAACCTGTTCTTCAACTACACGATCCGCAGCGGTTCGCGTTTCGACCAGACGAAGATCCGGGTGAGCTTCAATAACGTGTTCGACAACCACAACCTGACGGGGAACACGCTGGCAGGCTCGACGGTGGCGGCTCCTGTGATTGCGGCGAACGGGACGACGTATGCGGATGCGTTCAACACGGCTGGTCCGACGGCTCCGAACGGCGGCGACAATGTGAGTCTGCTGGCGGGCCGCAGCGTGATGCTGTCGGTGACGTTTGGACTTTCGCCAAAGCGCTAA
- a CDS encoding glycosyltransferase codes for MRPPRVAYFPDSFHEVNGVAHTSRNFVSFAQRRDLPFLCVRASGSRPRQYLFETEGNLQTLELPRSRISIQMEKDLFFDPLFFRYASLIARTLRAFSPDVIHITGPSELGIFGAYFAWKLGIPLAASWHTNVHEYAARRLAWLTSRLHPGIDHAIESSALAATARFYGLAKVLFAPNAELCRMLEATTHRPCHLMQRGVDTVLFSPQHRTRPAGDPTIILGFVGRLSVEKNVALLPVIARELTALTHRSVRFLIIGQGAEEQSLKAALPNADFAGVLRGQALANAYANMDLLVFPSHTDTFGNVVLEALASGVPAIVTPDGGPKYIVRDHETGYIAQDADFPQSIASLLNDPPRLARMRIAARDYAETCTWDAVFERVYAAYPYPSKP; via the coding sequence ATGCGCCCGCCTCGCGTCGCCTACTTTCCGGACTCCTTCCACGAAGTCAACGGCGTCGCCCACACCAGCCGCAACTTCGTGTCCTTCGCCCAGCGCCGCGACCTCCCGTTCCTCTGCGTGCGCGCCTCCGGATCCAGGCCCCGCCAGTACCTCTTCGAGACCGAAGGCAATCTCCAAACCCTCGAACTGCCCCGCAGCCGCATCTCCATCCAGATGGAGAAAGACCTCTTCTTCGACCCCCTCTTCTTCCGCTACGCCTCGCTCATCGCCCGCACCCTCCGCGCCTTTTCCCCCGACGTCATCCACATCACCGGCCCCTCCGAGCTCGGCATCTTCGGAGCCTACTTCGCCTGGAAGCTCGGCATCCCCCTCGCCGCCTCCTGGCACACCAACGTGCACGAGTACGCCGCCCGTCGCCTCGCCTGGCTCACCTCCCGCCTGCACCCTGGCATCGACCACGCCATCGAGTCCTCGGCCCTCGCCGCCACCGCCCGCTTCTATGGCTTAGCGAAGGTCCTCTTCGCCCCCAACGCCGAGCTCTGCCGTATGCTCGAAGCCACCACCCACCGCCCCTGTCACCTCATGCAGCGCGGCGTCGACACCGTCCTCTTCTCGCCCCAACATCGCACCCGCCCAGCCGGGGACCCGACGATCATCCTCGGCTTCGTCGGCCGCCTCTCCGTCGAAAAGAACGTAGCGCTGTTGCCTGTCATCGCCCGCGAACTGACCGCCCTTACCCATCGCAGCGTCCGCTTCCTCATCATTGGCCAGGGTGCCGAAGAGCAGTCCCTCAAGGCGGCCCTCCCCAACGCCGACTTTGCCGGTGTCCTCCGCGGCCAGGCACTCGCCAACGCCTACGCCAACATGGATCTCCTCGTCTTCCCCTCCCACACCGACACCTTCGGCAACGTAGTCCTCGAAGCCTTGGCCTCCGGCGTCCCCGCCATCGTCACCCCCGACGGAGGCCCCAAGTACATCGTCCGCGACCATGAGACCGGCTACATCGCCCAGGACGCAGACTTCCCCCAGTCCATCGCGTCTCTCCTCAACGACCCACCCCGCCTCGCCCGGATGCGCATCGCAGCTCGCGACTACGCCGAAACCTGCACCTGGGACGCCGTCTTCGAGCGCGTCTACGCCGCCTACCCGTACCCTTCTAAGCCCTAA
- a CDS encoding MerC domain-containing protein gives MSLEARVSTNGSRVWADRMGVWTSALCVVHCLLTPVLLSSSAILAHFLPAEEKTHRSLAVLVALFGTMALIAGFRRHRRATVLVLMMGGLGCIAGSAWFGDRLPSHAYEVAVTMMGSALMIAAHRLNHTFCKSCACSSGCQA, from the coding sequence ATGAGCTTGGAAGCACGTGTTTCAACGAATGGTTCGCGGGTATGGGCGGACAGGATGGGTGTGTGGACGTCGGCCCTGTGTGTCGTCCATTGCCTGCTTACGCCGGTGTTGCTCTCTTCTTCGGCGATCCTGGCGCACTTTCTTCCGGCGGAGGAGAAGACGCATCGCAGTCTGGCTGTGCTGGTGGCGCTGTTTGGCACGATGGCGCTGATTGCGGGGTTTCGCCGGCATCGGCGGGCTACGGTGCTGGTGTTGATGATGGGTGGGCTGGGGTGTATCGCGGGGTCGGCGTGGTTTGGCGACAGGCTGCCCTCGCATGCGTATGAGGTGGCGGTCACGATGATGGGCAGCGCGCTGATGATCGCTGCCCACCGGTTGAATCACACGTTCTGCAAGTCCTGTGCGTGCTCTTCGGGCTGTCAGGCCTGA
- a CDS encoding serine hydrolase domain-containing protein codes for MGGILTANRVTTQATPAQSRYNSYMVNPSAVRIPSRRLLAAASLLLTALPAHTQQTDGLKARLEAAIPAVLKQTATPSAQIGIVRDGRVIYTGAFGLAQTTPAVPATPDMPYRVGSVSKQFTAAAVMVLVERGKLRLDDPVSTWFPEFGHSSEITLRMLLNQVSGYSDDYTEDYLTPEMAAPIDPYKLIQEWTAKPLDFAPGTRWQYSNTNYGLAGLIVQKVAGEPFFQFLRENILLPAGLTHAIDLDGPSVPAVPVGYIRNGFGPIRPAIQEGKGTVFGAGELAMPIGDLAKWNAVVLHHQILKPESWQTLQTEYTLPDGKGSGYAMGFFLRVRDGRRLIDHGGEVNGFVSLNTLYPAEGIAIAILTNAESSTSALTQAVETAVFAPEAKAPIPRDPAAEALVKNVIAQLQQGKLDRSLIAPNLNFYFTDQVIADYKTSLAPLGPIQSIEPLNRSERGGMTGIFYKVQGTGAPIGVFIYVMNDGKLDQFVLEKLN; via the coding sequence ATGGGAGGAATCCTCACCGCCAATCGGGTAACAACCCAGGCAACACCCGCACAGTCGCGCTATAACAGCTACATGGTCAACCCATCCGCCGTACGGATCCCGTCCCGCCGCCTTCTCGCGGCAGCCTCCCTGCTCCTCACCGCCCTCCCCGCGCACACACAGCAGACCGACGGGCTCAAAGCCCGGCTCGAAGCCGCCATCCCGGCTGTCCTCAAGCAGACCGCCACCCCCAGCGCCCAGATCGGCATCGTCAGGGACGGCAGGGTCATCTACACCGGAGCCTTCGGCCTCGCGCAAACCACTCCCGCCGTCCCCGCCACCCCTGACATGCCCTACCGCGTCGGCTCCGTCTCCAAACAGTTCACCGCCGCCGCCGTCATGGTCCTCGTCGAACGCGGCAAGCTCCGCCTCGACGACCCCGTCTCCACCTGGTTCCCCGAGTTCGGCCACTCCAGCGAAATCACCCTCCGCATGCTCCTCAACCAGGTCAGCGGCTACTCCGACGACTACACCGAGGACTACCTCACCCCCGAGATGGCCGCTCCCATCGACCCCTACAAACTCATCCAGGAGTGGACCGCCAAGCCCCTCGACTTCGCCCCCGGCACCCGCTGGCAATACTCCAACACGAACTACGGCCTAGCCGGCCTCATCGTCCAGAAAGTAGCGGGTGAACCCTTCTTCCAGTTCCTCCGCGAAAACATCCTCCTCCCCGCCGGCCTCACCCACGCCATCGACCTCGACGGCCCCAGCGTCCCCGCAGTCCCCGTAGGCTACATCCGCAACGGCTTCGGCCCCATACGCCCTGCCATCCAGGAGGGCAAAGGCACCGTCTTCGGAGCCGGCGAACTTGCCATGCCCATCGGCGACCTCGCCAAGTGGAACGCCGTCGTCCTCCACCACCAGATCCTCAAACCAGAATCCTGGCAGACCCTGCAAACCGAGTACACCCTCCCCGACGGCAAGGGCAGCGGATACGCCATGGGCTTCTTCCTCCGCGTCCGCGACGGCCGCCGCCTCATCGACCACGGCGGCGAGGTCAACGGCTTCGTCTCGCTCAACACCCTCTACCCCGCCGAAGGCATCGCCATCGCCATCCTCACCAACGCCGAAAGCTCCACCAGCGCGCTCACCCAGGCAGTCGAGACCGCCGTCTTCGCCCCCGAGGCCAAGGCCCCCATCCCCCGCGACCCCGCCGCCGAAGCCCTCGTCAAAAACGTGATCGCCCAACTTCAGCAAGGCAAGCTCGACCGCAGCCTGATCGCACCCAATCTCAACTTCTACTTCACCGATCAGGTCATCGCCGACTACAAGACCAGCCTCGCCCCGCTCGGCCCCATCCAGTCCATCGAGCCTCTGAACCGCAGCGAACGCGGCGGCATGACCGGCATCTTCTACAAGGTGCAAGGCACCGGAGCACCCATCGGCGTCTTCATCTACGTCATGAACGACGGCAAGCTGGACCAGTTCGTCCTCGAAAAACTGAACTAG
- a CDS encoding TIGR00730 family Rossman fold protein, which produces MPIPPPSPLVSAPLAFEDKNFVESQDGRMLRIMAEYQEPLARFRRERIQDTVVFFGSARFRALDEANKALELLENTGSLNPAPPNEQPATPHEIAAGQASQQQLKLAAAAVEMARFYEDARRLAHMVASWACTLPGKRHRFVVTSGGGPGIMEAANRGAYEAGCKTIGLNIKLPFEQQPNPYVTPALNFNFKYFFMRKYWFAYLAKALVVFPGGFGTLDEMFELLTLAQTHKLDKQIPIIIYGSDYWKNVINLELLAEKGAIAFKDTDLFQFADTPEQAFAMLQAGLAASIHPAAEGEPQHGRVPTEPAPSAQDLLGPDIATTR; this is translated from the coding sequence ATGCCCATCCCCCCACCCTCCCCGCTCGTCTCCGCGCCCCTCGCCTTCGAAGACAAGAACTTTGTCGAGTCCCAGGACGGCCGCATGCTCCGCATCATGGCCGAGTACCAGGAACCCCTCGCCCGCTTCCGCCGCGAGCGCATCCAGGACACCGTCGTCTTCTTCGGCTCCGCCCGCTTCCGCGCCCTCGACGAGGCAAACAAGGCCCTCGAGCTCCTCGAAAACACCGGCTCCCTCAACCCCGCGCCGCCCAACGAGCAGCCCGCCACTCCCCACGAGATCGCCGCAGGCCAGGCCTCGCAGCAACAGCTCAAACTCGCCGCCGCCGCCGTCGAGATGGCCCGCTTCTACGAAGACGCGCGCCGCCTCGCCCACATGGTCGCCAGTTGGGCCTGCACCCTCCCCGGCAAACGCCACCGCTTCGTCGTCACCTCCGGAGGTGGCCCCGGCATCATGGAAGCCGCCAACCGCGGTGCCTACGAGGCAGGCTGCAAGACCATCGGCCTCAACATCAAGCTGCCCTTCGAGCAGCAGCCCAACCCCTACGTCACACCCGCCCTCAACTTCAACTTCAAGTACTTCTTCATGCGCAAGTACTGGTTCGCCTACCTCGCCAAGGCGCTGGTCGTCTTCCCCGGGGGCTTCGGCACCCTCGACGAGATGTTCGAGCTCCTCACCCTTGCCCAGACCCACAAGCTCGACAAGCAGATCCCCATCATCATCTACGGATCCGACTACTGGAAGAACGTCATCAACCTGGAGCTCCTCGCCGAAAAAGGCGCCATCGCCTTCAAGGACACCGATCTCTTCCAGTTCGCCGACACCCCCGAGCAGGCCTTCGCCATGCTCCAGGCCGGCCTGGCTGCCTCCATCCATCCCGCAGCAGAGGGCGAGCCCCAACACGGCCGCGTTCCCACCGAACCAGCCCCGTCCGCCCAGGATCTCCTCGGCCCCGACATCGCGACCACCCGCTAA